From Candidatus Nanohalococcus occultus:
CTATTGTGTATTCGCCGTTTTCCTGTTGTTCATAGTGTGGTCCGAGCATCGCAAGCGCTGCTAGCAGCGATAAAACGAGAACCCAGATCCTCCACTCTGTTGCCATCTTCTTTAATTCCATGGAGTTTTCACCTCGCCATTAACGTATTTTTTCAGAACTATCGCGTTACCCAGCCATGTAAGCGGCATATCTGCCAGAAGACCCATAACCATGACCGCAGCTATGTTTGATAGCTCCGAAGGCCCTACAATCGAGCTTGATACAAAGTAAAGCAGTATAAATCCTGCTATACCTCCCGAACTCATCGTCACACCGGTCTTTATCGAACTCCATACCCGTGATTTCACCGATCCGCGGTTACGTTTGAGTACGCGGGTCGAGAGTACGATATCGGTATCGACCGAGTAACCAATAAGCATCAACAATGCTGCGAGCGATCCAAGCGTTAACGGAATGCCAAGTATCGACATACCTGCCGCTGCGATCAAAACATCTCCCAGTGCTGCGAAGATTACCGCCAGCGAAGGCACAACGTCCTTGAAGGCGACGAAGATCACCAGACTCATTATAGTAAATGCTAAGGCGAAAGCAACCTGTGCCTGCTGGAAGAACGCTCCGGAAACCGATGGAGATATCGATCGGAATCCTTCAGCCGTCGCCTGAATCCCCGCATCATTTAGAATTGTCTCTGCCTGTTCTTCTGAAAGTTCTGGAGGCGGCAGACTTACGAGAAGTAAAGTATTGTTTCCCGATATCTGTTTTACGGCCTGAACATCGTTTCTACCGGAATCTTGGAAGGCTCGTTCTGCCTGAACTGCTGTAAACTCTCCTTGTACCGAATAAGTTATCTCAGTTCCTCCTGTAAAGTCGATTCCTTTCTGAAGGAACTCTCCGTTCGTCGCAGCGTTAAATCCGAGGATTCCGATCGCAAGAACCATCAGAGCCACGGGTACAATCATGTATTTGTCGTAGTCGTCATAAACCCGGTCAAACAGTTTTTCAGGCTTCACAAATTCCTAATTCTCTTGAAATCCTTTTAAATCACTTGGAGAGGTTGTCTGTTGCTGCTCGGCGGTTAAAGCCGCGAGAAGCTTAAAAAGACTGGCCAGCCAGTTCAGTGTGTATGGACGCGGCCGGAAAACTTGATTTTGATTTTGAACAGCTTGATTTTAAAGAAATACTAAAGACCAACTGGGCTTTTGTGGCGGCCGGAGCGATCGCAATGCTCGGTTTCTGGCTTCGTTTCAGCCCTGCCCAGGGAATGCAGTACTTACAGGCACTTGACCCTTACATGATCTTCAGGCTAAGCCAGCACTTAGCCTTGGAAGGAACCTTCCCTCAGCTTGACTTTCTGCGTTACTTCCCGTATGCCGCACCTACATATACATTGAACCAGGGCGATATTCTGATCCCTGCCGTACTCTACCAGTTTGGGCCTTCAATGTTTATGAGCTACCTCGAGTGGGGTAAGATGTACCCAGCTATCATGGGAGGACTAGGGGTTTTCGCATCCTTCCTTTTCGCCAGAGAGGTCTGGGACGATTACGCTGGAGTTTTCTCCGCATTCTTCCTGGCAACAGTAGCAGGAGCAATGCACCGTACTTCCGCAGGTTTCTTCGAGAAAGAACCGCTCGGAACCTTCCTGATGCTTATGTCGATGTACTTTTTCGTCCGATGCTGGAAAAGAAAAGAGAAATTCACCGGGATTTTCTCGGGAGTTATGCTCGGACTTTTCACGATATCATGGGGAGGATCGAAGATGCTATGGCTTCTTTACCCAATGGTTGTAGGCGTTGTCGCCTTGATGGACAGAGACATCGAGCAGCTGATCATGGCCTACACACCGACCGTTTTGGTTGGAGCAGGCCTCGCAGCTGCCTTGAACCCATCGCGTTTCTGGTTTACAAGCACCTTTTTCCTTGTGAACCTTGGAATGTTAGGTCTTGTCTGGACGCGTTTCCTAGCCGAGGAGCTACAGTTAGTTGAGAAAGAACAGCTGAGCTACCTGGTTCCAAGTATCTCAGTCCTCGGCGGAGTATTACTCTTAGCCTCACCGCTTTACTCGAAGTTCCTTGGCTCGAAGGTTATGGGGCTTATAGGCACAGTAACTGTTTCAAACTCAGGCACTGACGTGATCGCAGGAACTGTCGCGGAAAACCAGGGTGCCACACTCAGCCAGATTATCGGACAGCTAGGAGCATTGCCGGCAGCGCAGATAAACACCGGACTCGGGCTTCTAGGACATCTTGTAGGTCCTTGGACTCTTTCATTTATTGGAACGGCTATGCTTGGTACGATTTTCGCATTGATGGTTGGGAAGAGATTCAATGTTCTGGATGATTCTGAGATCCAGCTGCTTTCATACTACAAGCTTCTGGCCTCAATCTTCCTGCTCTGGATTATCTCTTTCAGCATATTCTTCAAAGAATCAATCTTCCTAGCAGTTGTGCCAGCCACATTAGTCTTTATCGTAGCGGCTACGCTAAACTACGCCTGGAACGAGATGGAGGGAACCTTTAAGATACCGGAAAACTGGTACGTCATACTGCCATTCTTCTGGGTCATAACAAACGTTTTAGCAGCAGTCACGAGATCCCGGCTAGTATTCCTCTCAACATTCTCCGTAGCAGTCGTAGGAGGATACGCAGCCTCAAAGGCATTCAAAGGACTCAAAGAGCTAGACTATTCGAAGATCGATCCTGAGAACGCAAAAGAACTCAAGGCAGGACTCCTAGCAGCCATAGTAGGAGCCATAATGCTTGTAAACGGAGCATCTGGTTTCGCAGCAGCTCAAGGAATCTCAGGGTCCCCTAACTCAGCCTGGATGGATAACCTTGACTGGATGGAAAACGAGACGCCTGAAGGATCAGTCATTCTTTCCTGGTGGGACTACGGATACTACTTCGAGTCAATCGGACGACGAGCAGCGGCTGCGGACGGAGGAAACCAAAAGTACTACTCCGATGAAGTATTCGGAAAGACTAACTACCCTATAGCCGATTTCCTTACCGGAACAGATCCGATGAATCACACGGATCTGCTGGAACGGCACAGCATCGATTACATCGTACTTGATTCGAGGATGCTTGGCAAGTACGGTGCTGTGAGCCAGATCGCTAACAGGGACAACAGCGAGTTCAGCGCGATGCGTATGGCCTCGACAAACAACGTTCGGCCGGGACTGGGCAACGGATCAGCTGCCTTCACAGCTCAGTTGCCACGGACAGCGGTTTACGCAGAGCTTGAATCCTCCGGGAACTCAATTAGTTTCGAGAACCCTCCGATTGTCGAAAGCGTTTACGGACGTGGACGGGTTGACTGTACCCTGACCGAGGAAAACGGGATCACGCGGTTCGACACGCCTTCAAACCAGACGGCGAAGCTTCCTAAGGTATGGTTCGATCGCCCGGCGGAACAAAGAGAAGTAGTCGAAGTCTGTGCGGCAGAGCATCCGTACTACAGCTTCGAGAGAGGGATGAGCGGAGGCACAGCCCAAATAGTGCTTGTTCCGAAAAATATCGTAGAATCAAACCTCGTTGACCTTTACCTGATGAACGGCCAGGGCATAGACTATGTAGAGCCGGTACCGGAAGGTTCAAACGGTTATGTAAGAGCCTGGGAAGTCGATCTCGAAGGACAATGATCGAGCTTGTTCCTTCCCTGCTGATCGGCTTTCTAACCGTGCTTATCGGTGCGCCTTACGCCAAGACCTATCTCTTAGCTTCCGGCATATTCGGAGTCGACCAGCAAAAGGAAGACAAGCCCTGGATTCCGACCTCGGGAGGCGTCTTGGTCTTGTTCGGATTCATATTTTCAGTTACTTCTTTCCTGGGAGTTTCCTCACTACTTAATATACCTTTAAACGACGCAGGAGTGTTAGCTGCTTTAAGCTCAGTTACTCTGATTGCTTTAATCGGTTTACTCGACGATATACATGTTAACATTGAATTAATTGTGAAAGAAGAGCTGGATATAAAGACTGAGGAAGTGGAGTTCGATTTCCTCCAGCAGTTTGAATCGGAGCTACCTCATCAGAAAGCCAGCAAGTACTTCCAGACCATGGTGACGAAAAAGGAATCAGCCGATACAATGGTTCGGGAAGGGCTTGGACAGACACCGAAGATGATCTTCGTCCTGCCCGCAGTATTTCCGTTGATAGCGGTAAGTGCGGGATCGACCGAGATGATTCTGCCGTTTATAGGATACTTTGACTGGGGTATTTTCTACCCCTTAGTGCTTTTACCTATAGGACTACTGTTTGTCTCAAACGTTGTAAATATGCTCGCAGGTACTAACGGACTCGCAGCCTCATTGAGCATGGTAGCAGCTACAGCACTCGGCATCCGGGCTTTGATGGCTTCTAACCTCGAGGCCGCACTGATAGGTTTAAGCCTAGCAGCCTGCTTAGCGGCTTTTCTTTACTATAATCTTTACCCTGCCTCTTTCCTCCCCGGAGATTCATTGACTTATCTCTGCGGAGCCGCACTGTTTTCGACAATGGTTCTTGGAAACATGGAGAAGTTCGGAGTCTTCATATTCACGCCTTGGATCACAGAGTTTTTCCTTAAAGCCAGAGGAGGTTTCAAACCACACTCATGGGGCATTCTACAGGAAGACAGAAGTCTGAAACCGCAACACGAGAAAACCTACTCTCTTACACACCCGTTGATGCGTAGAGGCTACACTGAGCCACAGATCACCCGGATACTGACAGGCCTAGAAGTTTTAATCTGCGGACTAGCACTATACTTAGCAAGCACAGGATTACTATGAAAGAACAACTCGAAGAACTGACAGATCGGATACCAGACAAACGCTTCCTACTTTTACTTGGGATTCTAGTGTTCGCCGGCTTCCTGCGGTTCAAATACGCGTTCTTCGAGGGAATGTGGATTGATGAAGGCCGTTACGGACGTATAGCGGCCTCAGTATCCCAGCACCTATGGGATTACTCTACGAACTCAGAGCTGTACGGCCAGATAACAGGCCATCCTCCGGTATACCCTTACCTGCTGGCCATCTCGGTTTTGATTTTCGGCAACAACGAGTTCGCACTACGTATTGTAAGCCCTATCGTATCTCTGGCAACCATAGCGTTGATATATAAGTTCGGAGCGGAGATACGCGACCGGGAAACCGGTTTAATCGCCGCAGCTTTACTTTCAGTCAACCCTATCTTCTGGTTCCTCTCAGAAAGAATTCTGATAGGAGTTACACTGACCTTCATGTATACTGCGACAATGCTGGCTTTCTGGTACGGCCTTGAAGACCGCAAGTACTCTAAATACAGTCTTTACGCTGCTGGACCGTTGACACTTCTAACAGTGCTTACAAAACAGCCTGGATATGCTTTAGGCGCGATTCTGCCGCTTTACTTTGTTTACCGGAAACAAGATGCTTTCCGAGACGCATGGAAGAAACGAAAGATCCGGGGAACGGCGTTATACCGCGAACTGACAGATAGGAAATACTATATTTCCGCAGGATTAGGTATCCTGACAATCACCCCGTGGATGTTGCGTAACATGTCTACATGCGGTTTCCCGTTGTGTAGCTTCCAGCGCGCATTAAGCTTTGCCGGACGGGATGTAACCAATCCAGCTGTACAGCACATTCAGGGACTTTACTTTTTCGTTTCATCACTTCCTTTGATGCTTACCCTGCCAGTAGCCGCATTCATTTTCGGCCGGCTGGCTTACGCAGGTATGAAAAGCTATGAGGAGAACGCAGAGCTAACAGCTTACAAGATAGCCACCTATCTCGGCGGAACCGTATTGCTCTTTGTTTTGATGGAAAAACTTGTGCCAATGTTTCTTCTGGCCGGGCTGGCTCTTTTCACCCGGACGGACTTCGAGAAACTTGGATGGATCTGGGCCGGAATAGGGATCGGCTTCATGTCGATACCTGCGACAAAGGATCCACGCTACATCGTTTTCACAATGCCGGCGTTAATCTTAACTGCTTCTCTAGGAGTAAGAAGCTTCACAGTCTGGCTATCCAATCTTATAGGACGTTCAGAGATTAAAACATTTGGAATAACAGCCTTGATTGTCTTACCGATGGTTTTTATGGGCTATAACCAGGGACTTGGAGATGTGCAGAGAGGAGGTTACAGCCATCTTGAGCCTGCTGGAGATTTCATAGATGAGAACGCACCGCTTGACAGCAATGTAGCTGCTACCTCGAACGGACAGTTCTGGTACTACATACATCCACGTATGGCTTACATGCCACCTAACAACGAATCAGAGTTCCAGAACTTCTTACTTGAGAAAAACATTAGCTATGTAGAAGTTGACGTCTACGAGCCTATGCAGCCACAGTGGACTCAGACCGGTATCGCACCTTACAGACTGCCGAACTCGGTCCGGGCAGCACTTCAGTCCGGAGAGATCTCGCAAAGAGAGGCTTACAGCCGGTTCTCGAACACACCCGAATATCTTACCCCCGTAAGAAGTTACGGAGAGACTCGTTCGCCGATCAGCTCACAGCCACAGCCAGTGGTTATAGTCTACAGGGTTGAAAGAGGTATGCTGGAATGATAGCGATCCTGATACCGACGCTTAACGAAGGAGAAGCCATAAAATCAGTTATAGAAAAATTCCCCTCCAAATACCGCGGAGAAGAGATTAAAAAATACGTTATAGATGGCGACTCTTCGGACAGCACAGTTGAGAACGCAGAGGAGGCTGGCGCGCACGTAATACATCAGACTCTTGACGGCGGGAAAGGAGATGCGATGAGGGAGATACTGGCGGAAGTAGATGCAGATTACTACGTTATGATAGACGGTGATGGGACCTACGATCCGGAGGAGGTCGGAAAGTTACTTGACCCCTTACTGGACGGAGAGGCCGAACACGTTATAGGTGCGAGGAAAAACAGGGAGGCCGATGCCATACCGTTTTTCAACCGGATTGGAAACTGGTTTTTCAACAGAGCGACTTCAGTGGCAACGGGCAAAGAAGTCTCCGATATGCTTTCAGGGTACCGTGCGTTCACAAGAAACTCTATAGACTATTACGGACTTACCAGCCCTGGATTCGGAATCGAGACCGAAATGACCTTATCTACTCTCGAATCAAATCTTCCCATCAAAGAAGTCGATATCAACTATTCGGAGCGAATCGGAGAAAGCAAACTACATCCTATTGAAGACGGATGGCGCATCTTCAAGACCTTAATGTGGAGCATCCGCGATCTAAACCCTCTGAAGTTTTTCTCAGGCTCAGCTTTCCTGCTTCTAATCATAGCCAGCTACCCATCCTACCTAGTATTCGAGCAAAAACTGGCGACCGGACGAGTACAGGACCTTGGACCCGTGGTTTTTTCAGCCATGCTGATAATACTGGCCGTACAGCTCATGATATTCGGAATGCTTGCCGATCAGATAAGGAACACTGAGAAAAGACTTCGAATGACTCAAAAATGAATAGAAGACGTTTAATAGAAACCCTGACCTCTCTGCTGTTGGTCTCCGTACTCATATACTTCGCAGATCTAGGCAGAACAGTTCAAACACTCTCCAAGGTCAAACTAGAGTACTACGGTTTAGGAGTTTTACTTTTCCTATCTACGTATCTGGCAAGTGGAAGACGCTGGCAGATCATCGCAGAGTCTACCGGACACGAAATGAATCTCTTAGACGCTATAAGAGTCGTAGCCGTCTCATACAGTTTTAACAAACTGCTTCCGTGGAACTTCGGAGACATGGTGCGTTCAAAAATATCTGAAAGCTACCACAATGTCGAAAGCCACGGAAACATCCTGGGCGGAGCAGGATTCGAGCGAGTACTTGATGCGGCCAGTATATCCTTTATCATCGGAGTTGCCGCCGTGTTTACAACCACCGGCAGCCAGGTAACAGGCACAGTAGCAGCTTTCGCAGCCGTATTCATAATCGGAGCCATGCTAGTTTACTCAGGGAAGCTAGATGGCGTTATAGATCATTTTCCGGACAGATTCAGCGGATTCTTGGAGGAAACTCTCGGAGGTTTCCGGGCCGTCAGCCTTACAGAGCTTCTGGAAGTTTTAACACTCTCCCAGATAAAATGGTGGACCGAAGCTATCATTTTCTACGTTTTGGCGCTATCAATCTCTTCAGGCCTAGGTTTCTGGGATGCCGCGATCGTAACATCAATAATGAGTGTTTTCTCAGCTCTCCCTATCTCCCCTGCCGGAATAGGCCCCGGTGATGCCGCAGCAACCGGCTTGCTAGTTTATACAGGCATTCCTTATTCAACAGCCCTCTCTCTTGTAGTTTTACAGAGAACCATAGGCGTTATGGTTCAAGGAGTTATAGGCGCTATTATCTACGGCTTTGATCTTTAAACAAAGAAAAGAGAAAAGATAGAGAAAGTCAGAGTGCTAGCTGTAGTACTCCGCTATCTTCTCTAGGCCTTGTTCAAAGCTATATTCTGGCTCCCATCCAAGCACTTGCTCTGTTTTCTCAAGATCTGCACAGTGCTGTTCAACATAGTTATCACGTGGATTCTCCACGTGTTCGGCTTCAATATCTGTGCCTAGGACATTGTTCAGCTCTTTTACAACAGTATTGAAACTCTGGGGCCGACCCGTTCCAACGTTGAATACTTCTCCATCAAGCTCTTTTCTGGTTTCAGCTGCCTTGATTAAAGCGTTAGCTACGTCTTCTACATATACAAGATCTCTCTGCTGTTTTCCATCTCCCCATATCACAGGGCTTTCTCCGTTCTGAATCTTCCAGAGGAACTGAGTTACAATGTTTGCGAACTTCCCTTTAGACTTTTCATGCGGCCCGTAAACAGAGAAAAAACGGAGTCCAGTGGTCTGAATTTCCTCTCTGTAACTATAGCAGTCCGCATACACTTCCCTGGCTAGCTTTGAGGCAGTATACAGATTTGGTGGTCGGACATCGTCTTCCTCGGTATGTGGCGGCTTAACACTTCCATACATCGATGAAGTCGAAGCATAAACTACTTTTTCGACTCCTGCTTGCTTTGCGGCCTCTACAGTGTTTACAAAACCCGTGACGTTTACGTTTGCGCCTTCTGCGGCATCTTCCTTGTGCATTGGAGACGAGCTTCTGGCCGCCAAGTGGAAAACAGTGTCTACATCGGCGACTGCTTTCTCAACCTTTTTCTCATCTAGAACGCTGCCGTTAATGAACTCGATGTCGTCTTTTACGGCTTCAAGGTTTTTTTCATCACCCAGGTATAGATCATCAAGTACTACAACCTGTATATCTTGTTCTACAAGTTTTTCTACAAGATTGGAGCCGATAAATCCCGCTCCGCCTGTAACTAATGCCTTCTTCATAGTTTTCCAATGAGTCCTCTTGATTTATAGTATTACCGCGTATTACGTTTAGCTTAAAATGTGAGGGCGTGTAATTCGTATATATGAACTCGAATTTCCTCCGGACAGTGCTGGCACAGGAATCACGTGCCTACGGCTTCACTTTAGCCTTCTGGGGTTCGGGAATTGTACTGGTAGACAGTTTCGGGCTGCCAGACCTCGGGCTTGTACTGTCTTACACCGGAGGAGCCATACTAGGATTCGGTCTGATAACTCTGGCGGCTTTCAGACAGCCCTTGGAAAACGTCGAGTACGAGGAGACAGACTACATGGTTTTCAGCATGATACATTTTATCTCGGCGTTGGTGCCGATACTTTTGACCTCGTGGTTGACCCGTTTCGAACCGCAGACTGCGTTTCTGGTCTCCGGTGCGTCTGTTTCGATGAACTACAACCTTTTGATGATTCTGGAAGAGCGTCTGGCCGAACGGATCGCAAAGGTTGAGAGACGGATCGCTCTCTAAGATACGTCTTTCCACTCGCCGCCGTAAATATATCCGGATAGCCGCCCGCTCTTTGCCAAGGATTCAAACACTGTTTCCAAGTCCTCCGAGCTTAGATGCTCAAATATTTCCGGATCAAGCACGTAACGCCCCGCGTTTATGAGACGGGAAGGCTCTTTACCCGGCTCCGGTTTTTCCTCGAAGCCGATTACCTTACGGCCTTTCAACCTTGCGACCCCGTAACGAGAAGGGTCTTCTACCGTCGTCAACGCCATGGTCGCTACCGATTCATTCGACCGATGGAAACGATACATTTCATCTAAATCAACATCAGCAATAACATGGCCGTTTACAACAAGGAAAGAGGATGTAAGCTCCGCTTCTAGCTTTTCAAGAGCAGCTGCGGTGCCGGAAACTGATTCGTCTTCAACGTACTCTATACTAATACCTTCATAGCTTTTACCGAACTCTTTCCGAATTCTTTCCTTATTTTTACCTGTTAGAAGCACAACACGTCTAATTCCCTGACCAGATAGATTCTCAAGAATATTTGAAAGAATGGAGCGGCCATTGTAAAGCTCTAAAGATTTAAGCTCTGGGTCTCCACAAAGTATTACGGCCGTATCAAGTCCTTGGGCGTCAAAATATTTTGAAAGTATTTCTTCGACAGTTTGAGAGCGATTATGGCTTTTTCTCTCGGCTTCAGCATCCAGGCGGTCAACTAGAGATTCTTCCAGCGTTAAAGAGACCCTTTTCTTCGACATATTACATTTGTATTACTTGATATTTTTTAAGCTGAGTCAGCCCCTACTTTTGAACCTCATTGACAACCACCAACCTGTGAAAGGCAAAATAGACGGCGGAAAAATAGCAGCAGAGATAGAAAAAGAGCTGGAAAAAACGGATAGAAAGCCCCGGCTGGAAATAGTTCTGGTAGGCGACCATGAGGCATCCCGAACCTTTGTAAACGAGAAACTGGAGTTAGCTCAGAAAATAAACTTCGAAGCACATCTAACAGAGCTAGCCGAAGACGTAGATGAAAGAAAACTCCTGAAAAAAATCGAAGAGTTCAACAAAGATCAGAAAATAGACGGTATACTAATACAACTGCCTCTACCGGACCACATAGATGAGAACAAAGTTTTCTCAACTTTATCACCTCGGAAAGACGTTGACGGACTAACACCTGAGAATCTAGGGAAGTTAGTGCGTGGAAATCCAGCAATTAGACCCGCAGCAGTCGAAGGCATACTTACACTACTTAAAGCCAGAAACATAGAACTTAAAAGTGAAAACATAGTTGTTGTCAACAACTCTGTGCTTATAGGCCGGCCTCTAGGCCTGAGCCTTGGTCAGGAAGGCGCTACTGTGACTTTATGCCATGAGAAAACCGAGAACCTGGGAGCGCATCTGAGTTCAGCGGACATAATCGTGACTGCGACAGGAAAACAGAGTCTAATCGAACCTTCGGACGTGGAAACCGACTGCGTTGTGATCGATGCCGGATACGAATCAGGTCAGGGAGACATACCGAACCCCGAGGAATTTGCTCGTAAATCGCTGATAGCTCCGGTTCCGAACGGTCTCGGACCTGTAACAGTTGCTTGTACGATGAAAAACCTGTTAAAGCTCCACAGAAACCTTTAATCTGCTTTATGTATGTTTAAATCTAGGTAGTACCGTTGACCGTCTTTCTCAAAGTAAGCAGTGTTTTCCCCGTCGAAGCTGAGTCCGCGCAGCCTATCGATTAACTCTCCGGCCTTCATTCTTTCATTAAGATCGATCTCAGATAACTCTTCTAGTTCTTTGCTGTAATGGACGTTACCTTCCTCGAGCTGCTGTTTTTCAGCTCTGATTCCTTCCTTGATTCTCGGCCAGAACTCCTTGAACTGCTCGAACTGTGCGTTCATTAAACGATCTCTAAGCGTTTTAGCAGTATCATCAGGTCTTATATCGATTTTTTCCTTGGCTATAACCGGACCTTCATCTATCTCCGGAACCATATAATGGATTGAGACCCCTGCGACCGTTTTCTCAACTATAGGCCAGATATAAGGATGGGAACCGCGGTTGAAGGGCAGATACGACGGATGGAGATTCACTATTCCTTTTTCAGGAACCTCAATTATTTCCTCCGGTACCTTGTGTTCGAAGCCTGCTGAGATCGCTATCTCAGGTTTGATCTGTTTAATCCGTTTTAGTTGTTCTTTCTCTGTTATCTCAGCTTCTATCTGTACGTCTTCTTGATCTTTTAGCCATTCAAGGACTTTTTGACCGGCCTCGTTCATCCCGAGGAAAACTACATCCATGGCTGGTTGTTCTAGGTGAAGATTCAAGTCCGTTTACCCATAGGCTGGGAACTGATAAGTGCTTGATACAGAACCATTGGTGTGAGCGACTCCGATCACGACATACTTGATAGCCTGGTGAAAGGTGCCGGCTGGACAGCTATAGGAATAGTTGTCTCGAAGTTCCTCAGCTATCTTTACCGGGCGGCAATAGCCCGTTTTGTCGGCCCAGAAGCATATGGAACCCTGTCGCTCGGAATAATGATCGTAAGCTTCGCAACCACTATCTCCGTTCTAGCCTTAAACAGCGCGATAAAGAACTTCGTGCCAAAGTACCGGGCGGAAAACGACGAAGGTGCGATAAAAGGAATAGTAACTTCGGCATTCGAAATATCGCTTCCCGTATCGCTTCTAGCCTCGGCTTCAATATTTTTACTCGCAGAGAAAATCTCTCTAGGCATCTTCAACGCACCAAACCTGATACCTGTCTTGAAAGTGTTCGCACTCGTACCACCATTCGCGGTAATATCTCAACACAGCTTCGCGCTAACGCTTGCCTACAGAAAAGCCAAGTACGAAGTACTGACACGTAGAGTTTTACAGAACGTAATACAGCTACTAGTTTCGGTAACACTCATAATAGGCAGTCTAGGCGTTGTAGGCGCAGCCATTGGCTGGCTGGCTGGCTCAGCTTTCAGCGCCGTGATCGGACTCTACATCATGGAAAAGAAGTTCGGACCAGTACTCACAAGCAAAATAAAGGGCCGAAGAGAGTACAGCAAGATCTTCCATTACTCATACCCGTTGGTTCTTTCCGGAGCAATCGCCACAGTTCTAGGATGGACCGACACCGCATTTATTGGATACTACATGGATGAAAGCGCCGTAGGACTCTACAACGCAGCCTTACCAACCGCGTTCCTGATGATGATGCCTTACACTGCTTTTTCCACACTGGCAATGCCTTCGATGAGCGAGGTCCTGGAAAGAGACGATAAAAGCCTGTCAAAAATCCTCAAGACCCTGACACGCTGGACATTCACCGTCAGCTTCCCGATGTTCGTTTTGATGGCTCTTTTCTCCGAGCAAGTACTCCACATACTGTTCGGAGCGCCTTACAGAGAAGCCGCCTTGAGTTTGACAGTTCTATCGTTCGGATATCTTTACTCAACAGCAGTAGGACACTTGGACAACGTCATCAAAGCCCTGGATCACACCGACATACTGTTCAAAAACGCATTAATCAACTTCGTTGTAAACGTAGGTTTGAACATCTACCTAATCCCTCTTTACGGAATCGTCGGCGGAGCAATCGCAACAACAGTCTCGATAATAGTCGCCGAAACAATGCTCCTAGTAGAAGTCTATCACTTCAAGAAAGTCTACCCATTCAGCAAAGACAGCGTTAAACCCGTCCTAGCCGCCGTACCCGCGCTCTTGATAGTCTATGCTGGTTTGAACCTCGCTTTCGAGACCGTGCCTCTCTGGGCCTTGATACCCGGTGCGACAGTCTTCACTCTAATCTACGGAGTTGGTGTCTTGAAAACAGGTTTGCTGAAAGACGAAGAGCTTGAAAGAATAAAGAAAGAAGGAAAAAAGATAAGAGAGCGTTTGAAGAGATAAAGAGCCGGCCTACATGTAGCCGAGCTGTCTTAGCTTATCCATAATCTCCTTATCGTCCTTGTTCTGCGCTCTACCTGCACGTTCCTTCGTGTTCTCGACGTCCTGTAGCCATGCCGGGATCTCATCTGACTTATCGGTTGAA
This genomic window contains:
- a CDS encoding glycosyltransferase, which codes for MIAILIPTLNEGEAIKSVIEKFPSKYRGEEIKKYVIDGDSSDSTVENAEEAGAHVIHQTLDGGKGDAMREILAEVDADYYVMIDGDGTYDPEEVGKLLDPLLDGEAEHVIGARKNREADAIPFFNRIGNWFFNRATSVATGKEVSDMLSGYRAFTRNSIDYYGLTSPGFGIETEMTLSTLESNLPIKEVDINYSERIGESKLHPIEDGWRIFKTLMWSIRDLNPLKFFSGSAFLLLIIASYPSYLVFEQKLATGRVQDLGPVVFSAMLIILAVQLMIFGMLADQIRNTEKRLRMTQK
- a CDS encoding STT3 domain-containing protein translates to MDAAGKLDFDFEQLDFKEILKTNWAFVAAGAIAMLGFWLRFSPAQGMQYLQALDPYMIFRLSQHLALEGTFPQLDFLRYFPYAAPTYTLNQGDILIPAVLYQFGPSMFMSYLEWGKMYPAIMGGLGVFASFLFAREVWDDYAGVFSAFFLATVAGAMHRTSAGFFEKEPLGTFLMLMSMYFFVRCWKRKEKFTGIFSGVMLGLFTISWGGSKMLWLLYPMVVGVVALMDRDIEQLIMAYTPTVLVGAGLAAALNPSRFWFTSTFFLVNLGMLGLVWTRFLAEELQLVEKEQLSYLVPSISVLGGVLLLASPLYSKFLGSKVMGLIGTVTVSNSGTDVIAGTVAENQGATLSQIIGQLGALPAAQINTGLGLLGHLVGPWTLSFIGTAMLGTIFALMVGKRFNVLDDSEIQLLSYYKLLASIFLLWIISFSIFFKESIFLAVVPATLVFIVAATLNYAWNEMEGTFKIPENWYVILPFFWVITNVLAAVTRSRLVFLSTFSVAVVGGYAASKAFKGLKELDYSKIDPENAKELKAGLLAAIVGAIMLVNGASGFAAAQGISGSPNSAWMDNLDWMENETPEGSVILSWWDYGYYFESIGRRAAAADGGNQKYYSDEVFGKTNYPIADFLTGTDPMNHTDLLERHSIDYIVLDSRMLGKYGAVSQIANRDNSEFSAMRMASTNNVRPGLGNGSAAFTAQLPRTAVYAELESSGNSISFENPPIVESVYGRGRVDCTLTEENGITRFDTPSNQTAKLPKVWFDRPAEQREVVEVCAAEHPYYSFERGMSGGTAQIVLVPKNIVESNLVDLYLMNGQGIDYVEPVPEGSNGYVRAWEVDLEGQ
- a CDS encoding protein translocase subunit SecF, which produces MKPEKLFDRVYDDYDKYMIVPVALMVLAIGILGFNAATNGEFLQKGIDFTGGTEITYSVQGEFTAVQAERAFQDSGRNDVQAVKQISGNNTLLLVSLPPPELSEEQAETILNDAGIQATAEGFRSISPSVSGAFFQQAQVAFALAFTIMSLVIFVAFKDVVPSLAVIFAALGDVLIAAAGMSILGIPLTLGSLAALLMLIGYSVDTDIVLSTRVLKRNRGSVKSRVWSSIKTGVTMSSGGIAGFILLYFVSSSIVGPSELSNIAAVMVMGLLADMPLTWLGNAIVLKKYVNGEVKTPWN
- a CDS encoding glycosyltransferase family 39 protein; protein product: MKEQLEELTDRIPDKRFLLLLGILVFAGFLRFKYAFFEGMWIDEGRYGRIAASVSQHLWDYSTNSELYGQITGHPPVYPYLLAISVLIFGNNEFALRIVSPIVSLATIALIYKFGAEIRDRETGLIAAALLSVNPIFWFLSERILIGVTLTFMYTATMLAFWYGLEDRKYSKYSLYAAGPLTLLTVLTKQPGYALGAILPLYFVYRKQDAFRDAWKKRKIRGTALYRELTDRKYYISAGLGILTITPWMLRNMSTCGFPLCSFQRALSFAGRDVTNPAVQHIQGLYFFVSSLPLMLTLPVAAFIFGRLAYAGMKSYEENAELTAYKIATYLGGTVLLFVLMEKLVPMFLLAGLALFTRTDFEKLGWIWAGIGIGFMSIPATKDPRYIVFTMPALILTASLGVRSFTVWLSNLIGRSEIKTFGITALIVLPMVFMGYNQGLGDVQRGGYSHLEPAGDFIDENAPLDSNVAATSNGQFWYYIHPRMAYMPPNNESEFQNFLLEKNISYVEVDVYEPMQPQWTQTGIAPYRLPNSVRAALQSGEISQREAYSRFSNTPEYLTPVRSYGETRSPISSQPQPVVIVYRVERGMLE